The Bacillota bacterium genome has a window encoding:
- a CDS encoding sigma-70 family RNA polymerase sigma factor, translated as MGVRAGSCLLGTDLGAWAKLCRQDPVQALELALQEHGDRVLRLAYLRLGDRRAAERVAEETFIHAARLGRAARTSCSLGAWLACLALGLSRSAVRRRGAQCRSGPHAAPTREQRLLDLVRGLPCRSAELLLLHYWSGYTVEEIAAVSGVPPASVRAGLMVPSPC; from the coding sequence ATGGGGGTCCGGGCTGGGAGTTGCTTGCTTGGGACCGACCTGGGGGCGTGGGCGAAGCTGTGCCGCCAGGACCCCGTGCAGGCGCTGGAGCTGGCATTGCAGGAGCACGGCGACCGCGTCCTGCGCCTGGCTTATCTCAGGCTCGGTGACCGGCGGGCGGCCGAGCGGGTTGCGGAGGAAACCTTCATTCATGCTGCCCGGCTGGGGCGGGCGGCCAGGACCAGTTGTTCCCTCGGTGCCTGGCTGGCTTGCCTGGCTCTGGGGTTGTCCCGGTCAGCGGTGAGAAGGAGAGGGGCGCAGTGCCGTTCTGGTCCTCACGCTGCCCCGACCCGCGAGCAACGGCTGCTCGACTTGGTGCGCGGGCTTCCCTGCCGAAGCGCCGAACTGCTCCTGCTGCACTACTGGAGCGGTTACACTGTGGAGGAGATTGCGGCCGTGTCGGGTGTGCCTCCCGCCAGCGTGCGGGCCGGGCTAATGGTCCCCTCTCCCTGCTGA